Proteins co-encoded in one Corylus avellana chromosome ca9, CavTom2PMs-1.0 genomic window:
- the LOC132162069 gene encoding probable serine/threonine-protein kinase PBL7 — protein sequence MGWIPCSGRSHSKAKTKKKTKNKMELQEKPFDRIEPTSGKLKPSSSLDATEASKSGGSDQISAQTFAFRDLIAATRNFRADSFLGEGGFGRVYKGRLENTGQAVAIKQLDRNGLQGNREFLVEVLMLSLLHHSNLVNLIGYCADGDQRLLVYEYMPLGSLEDHLHDLPPGKKRLDWNTRMKIAAGAAKGLEYLHNKASPPVIYRDLKCSNILLGEGYHPKLSDFGLAKLGPVGDNTHVSTRVMGTYGYCAPEYAMTGQLTLKSDVYSFGVVLLEIITGRKAIDSSKAPGEQNLVAWARPLFTDRSKISQMADPLLQGQYPSRGLYQALAIAAMCVQEQPHLRPVVADVVTGLTYLAAQKYDLNTQRVQSSSQAPFSPLRTKNSDKKLNGGR from the exons ATGGGTTGGATTCCCTGCTCTGGAAGATCACACAGTAAAgcgaagacgaagaagaagacgaagaataAAATGGAGCTGCAGGAGAAGCCCTTCGATCGGATCGAACCCACTTCAG GAAAGTTGAAGCCAAGTTCCTCCTTGGATGCCACGGAGGCCTCTAAAAGTGGAGGCTCCGATCAGATTTCGGCGCAGACATTTGCATTCCGGGATTTGATTGCTGCAACTAGAAATTTTAGAGCGGACTCTTTCTTGGGTGAAGGAGGTTTTGGTAGAGTGTATAAAGGGCGTTTGGAAAATACCGGTCAG GCTGTAGCAATCAAGCAGCTGGATCGAAATGGGTTACAAGGGAACAGGGAATTTCTTGTTGAAGTCTTGATGTTAAGTCTGCTGCACCATTCTAACCTTGTTAATTTAATTGGTTATTGTGCTGATGGAGATCAAAGGCTTCTGGTTTATGAATATATGCCTCTAGGATCTTTGGAAGACCATTTACATG ACCTTCCACCTGGGAAGAAACGACTTGATTGGAATACAAGAATGAAAATTGCTGCTGGCGCAGCAAAGGGATTGgaatatttgcacaacaaggcTAGTCCTCCTGTTATATACAGAGATTTGAAATGCTCCAACATTTTGCTTGGTGAAGGGTATCATCCCAAGCTATCTGATTTTGGCTTGGCCAAGCTTGGGCCTGTCGGGGATAACACACATGTATCCACAAGGGTCATGGGCACCTATGGATATTGTGCTCCAGAGTATGCAATGACAGGTCAACTCACTCTGAAAtcagatgtttatagctttgggGTTGTTCTTTTGGAGATCATTACAGGCAGGAAAGCAATTGACAGTTCAAAAGCTCCAGGAGAGCAAAATCTGGTTGCATGG GCAAGACCCTTGTTCACGGATCGATCGAAAATCTCACAAATGGCTGATCCATTGCTTCAAGGCCAGTATCCTTCCAGGGGTTTGTACCAAGCTCTTGCTATTGCAGCAATGTGTGTTCAGGAACAGCCTCATTTGCGACCGGTTGTAGCTGATGTTGTCACGGGTTTGACTTACCTTGCTGCACAAAAATATGATCTTAATACACAGAGAGTGCAAAGCTCCAGCCAGGCCCCCTTTTCTCCCCTTCGAACAAAGAACAGTGATAAGAAGCTCAATGGTGGTCGTTGA
- the LOC132191314 gene encoding uncharacterized protein LOC132191314 isoform X2 yields the protein MTELSFNLLHTLEPRRDAYGFALRPQHAQRYREYANIYKEEEGERSDKWKDFLEQIAKSSQPCSSEEEYKERLHAEDTECKAETISESKEGDDSRSGKSISDGSEESDPKKEGQLSKETKTHKLQTWAQIRPSLGAIEKMMSFRVQKRKNMIDERETVNGNHLPSIEEAESLGGASDDEKDCVNETSDDNENATRTEPTPVDEVSPKHFFPWKEELESLVRGGVPKDLRGEVWQAFVGVKARRVERYYQDLVAQEANDGGSKVHDDSSGVFKKWRRQIEKDIPRTFPGHPALDADGRNSLRRVLLAYARHNPSVGYCQAMNFFAGLLLLLMPEENAFWTLVGIIDDYFDGYYTEEMIESQVDQLVFEEVMRERFPKLVNHLDYLGVQVAWISGPWFLSIFVNMLPWESAYVQVVWLKVELCRLLEEKRGAILRAEELETALMEMVKQDNRRQLSARVELLEQEVTELKQVLADKREQETAMLQVLMRVEQEQRVTEDARIIAEQDAAAQRYAVHVLQEKYEKAMASLAETQKKVVIAESMLEATLQYESGQSKALSSPGYMRILSTSRNDNSTRKMGLLSFGLGWRDKNKGKTTKVEESNESKSTNEGIDPKSSGNETKNEEQET from the exons ATGACGGAGCTGAGCTTCAATCTCCTCCACACTCTCGAGCCCAGGAG GGATGCTTATGGATTTGCTCTGAGACCTCAACACGCACAAAGATACAGAGAATATGCTAATATCTATAAG gaggaggagggggagagATCAGATAAATGGAAGGACTTCCTTGAACAGATAGCAAAGTCTTCTCAACCATGCTCTTCTGAGGAGGAATATAAAGAGAGATTACATGCTGAAGATACTGAGTGCAAAGCAGAGACCATTTCAGAGAGCAAGGAAGGTGATGATTCAAGAAGTGGGAAGTCCATCTCTGATGGTTCAGAAGAAAGTGATCCTAAAAAGGAGGGGCAGCtttcaaaagaaacaaagaccCATAAGCTCCAAACCTGGGCTCAGATAAGACCATCCCTTGGTGCCATTGAAAAAATGATGAGTTTTCGAGTTCAGAAGAGAAAGAATATGATAGATGAGCGCGAAACTGTAAATGGGAACCATCTTCCATCTATAGAAGAGGCAGAATCCTTGGGAGGGGCTTCTGATGACGAAAAGGATTGTGTTAATGAGACATCAGATGACAATGAGAATGCTACCAGGACAGAACCCACACCAGTTGATGAGGTCTCTCCCAAACATTTCTTTCCTTGGAAAGAAGAATTGGAGTCCCTTGTTCGTGGGGGAGTGCCAAAGGATCTTAGGGGAGAG GTTTGGCAAGCCTTTGTAGGTGTGAAGGCACGGCGGGTGGAGAGATATTACCAGGATTTGGTGGCCCAAGAAGCTAATGATGGTGGAAGCAAGGTGCATGATGACTCATCTGGTGTTTTCAAGAAATGGAGAAGGCAGATTGAGAAG GATATACCACGTACATTCCCAGGCCATCCTGCTTTGGATGCAGATGGTAGGAATTCCTTGAGGCGTGTCCTTTTAGCATATGCTCGACATAACCCCTCTGTTGGGTACTGTCAG GCAATGAATTTCTTTGCTGGTTTACTGCTACTTTTGATGCCGGAAGAAAATGCCTTTTG GACATTGGTGGGAATTATTGATGATTACTTTGATGGTTACTATACAGAGGAAATGATTGAATCTCAG GTGGACCAACTTGTTTTTGAGGAGGTGATGCGTGAAAGATTTCCTAAATTGg TTAATCATCTGGATTACTTGGGAGTGCAGGTAGCATGGATCTCTGGACCCTGGTTTTTATCCATTTTTGTGAATATGCTTCCCTGGGAAAGTG CTTATGTGCAGGTGGTTTGGCTGAAGGTCGAATTGTGCAGATTGCTGGAGGAGAAAAGAGGAGCTATACTCAG GGCTGAGGAGCTGGAAACAGCACTTATGGAGATGGTCAAGCAAGATAATCGGCGGCAATTGAGTGCAAGG GTCGAGCTGTTGGAGCAAGAGGTAACAGAGCTAAAGCAAGTCCTAGCCGATAAGAGAGAACAAGAAACTGCAATGCTGCAG GTCCTGATGAGGGTAGAGCAAGAGCAAAGGGTTACGGAAGATGCTCGAATAATTGCGGAGCAAGATGCAGCTGCCCAGAGATATGCAGTTCATGTGCTTCAG GAAAAATATGAGAAGGCTATGGCTTCGCTCGCGGAGACACAGAAGAAAGTGGTTATAGCAGAATCAATGTTGGAGGCTACCTTGCAATATGAATCTGGCCAATCTAAAGCACTATCTTCTCCAGGGTACATGAGAATTCTCTCCAC GTCGCGTAATGACAATTCGACAAGAAAGATGGGTCTGCTCTCATTTGGACTTGGTTGGCGTGACAAAAATAAG GGCAAaacaactaaggttgaggagtCCAATGAAAGTAAATCCACCAATGAAGGAATAGACCCAAAATCTTCAGGTAACGAAACCAAAAACGAGGAGCAGGAAACTTAG
- the LOC132191314 gene encoding uncharacterized protein LOC132191314 isoform X1, whose amino-acid sequence MTELSFNLLHTLEPRRDAYGFALRPQHAQRYREYANIYKEEEGERSDKWKDFLEQIAKSSQPCSSEEEYKERLHAEDTECKAETISESKEGDDSRSGKSISDGSEESDPKKEGQLSKETKTHKLQTWAQIRPSLGAIEKMMSFRVQKRKNMIDERETVNGNHLPSIEEAESLGGASDDEKDCVNETSDDNENATRTEPTPVDEVSPKHFFPWKEELESLVRGGVPKDLRGEVWQAFVGVKARRVERYYQDLVAQEANDGGSKVHDDSSGVFKKWRRQIEKDIPRTFPGHPALDADGRNSLRRVLLAYARHNPSVGYCQAMNFFAGLLLLLMPEENAFWTLVGIIDDYFDGYYTEEMIESQVDQLVFEEVMRERFPKLVNHLDYLGVQVAWISGPWFLSIFVNMLPWESVFRVWDVLLFEGTRVMLFQTALALMELYGPALVTTKDAGDAITLLQSLTGSTFDSSQLVLTACMGFLAVTEARLQELRKKHRPAVLVVVEERSKRGRAWKDSKGLASKLYSFKHDPGSLIEEKECTEGGNNPADGDKSPLESHSSNLDELLNSLNVDSEVDSLPDLQEQVVWLKVELCRLLEEKRGAILRAEELETALMEMVKQDNRRQLSARVELLEQEVTELKQVLADKREQETAMLQVLMRVEQEQRVTEDARIIAEQDAAAQRYAVHVLQEKYEKAMASLAETQKKVVIAESMLEATLQYESGQSKALSSPGYMRILSTSRNDNSTRKMGLLSFGLGWRDKNKGKTTKVEESNESKSTNEGIDPKSSGNETKNEEQET is encoded by the exons ATGACGGAGCTGAGCTTCAATCTCCTCCACACTCTCGAGCCCAGGAG GGATGCTTATGGATTTGCTCTGAGACCTCAACACGCACAAAGATACAGAGAATATGCTAATATCTATAAG gaggaggagggggagagATCAGATAAATGGAAGGACTTCCTTGAACAGATAGCAAAGTCTTCTCAACCATGCTCTTCTGAGGAGGAATATAAAGAGAGATTACATGCTGAAGATACTGAGTGCAAAGCAGAGACCATTTCAGAGAGCAAGGAAGGTGATGATTCAAGAAGTGGGAAGTCCATCTCTGATGGTTCAGAAGAAAGTGATCCTAAAAAGGAGGGGCAGCtttcaaaagaaacaaagaccCATAAGCTCCAAACCTGGGCTCAGATAAGACCATCCCTTGGTGCCATTGAAAAAATGATGAGTTTTCGAGTTCAGAAGAGAAAGAATATGATAGATGAGCGCGAAACTGTAAATGGGAACCATCTTCCATCTATAGAAGAGGCAGAATCCTTGGGAGGGGCTTCTGATGACGAAAAGGATTGTGTTAATGAGACATCAGATGACAATGAGAATGCTACCAGGACAGAACCCACACCAGTTGATGAGGTCTCTCCCAAACATTTCTTTCCTTGGAAAGAAGAATTGGAGTCCCTTGTTCGTGGGGGAGTGCCAAAGGATCTTAGGGGAGAG GTTTGGCAAGCCTTTGTAGGTGTGAAGGCACGGCGGGTGGAGAGATATTACCAGGATTTGGTGGCCCAAGAAGCTAATGATGGTGGAAGCAAGGTGCATGATGACTCATCTGGTGTTTTCAAGAAATGGAGAAGGCAGATTGAGAAG GATATACCACGTACATTCCCAGGCCATCCTGCTTTGGATGCAGATGGTAGGAATTCCTTGAGGCGTGTCCTTTTAGCATATGCTCGACATAACCCCTCTGTTGGGTACTGTCAG GCAATGAATTTCTTTGCTGGTTTACTGCTACTTTTGATGCCGGAAGAAAATGCCTTTTG GACATTGGTGGGAATTATTGATGATTACTTTGATGGTTACTATACAGAGGAAATGATTGAATCTCAG GTGGACCAACTTGTTTTTGAGGAGGTGATGCGTGAAAGATTTCCTAAATTGg TTAATCATCTGGATTACTTGGGAGTGCAGGTAGCATGGATCTCTGGACCCTGGTTTTTATCCATTTTTGTGAATATGCTTCCCTGGGAAAGTG TTTTTCGAGTTTGGGATGTGCTTCTATTTGAAGGAACTCGTGTTATGCTGTTTCAAACAGCACTTGCTTTAATGGAGTTATATG GTCCTGCATTAGTAACAACTAAAGACGCTGGGGATGCAATTACTTTGTTGCAATCCCTTACTGGCTCTACATTTGATAGCAGTCAGCTTGTCTTGACTGCTTGCATGGGTTTTTTGGCTGTAACTGAGGCTAGACTGCAAGAACTTAGGAAAAAACATCGGCCAGCTGTACTAGTTGTAGTGGAGGAGAGATCAAAAAGGGGCCGAGCTTGGAAAGATTCCAAAGGGCTTGCGTCTAAGCTATATAGCTTTAAGCATGATCCTGGATCACTGATAGAGGAAAAGGAATGTACTGAAGGAGGTAATAATCCAGCCGATGGAGATAAATCTCCTCTGGAGTCCCATTCCTCTAATTTGGACGAATTGCTTAATAGCCTAAATGTTGATTCAGAAGTAGATTCTCTACCAGATCTTCAAGAACAG GTGGTTTGGCTGAAGGTCGAATTGTGCAGATTGCTGGAGGAGAAAAGAGGAGCTATACTCAG GGCTGAGGAGCTGGAAACAGCACTTATGGAGATGGTCAAGCAAGATAATCGGCGGCAATTGAGTGCAAGG GTCGAGCTGTTGGAGCAAGAGGTAACAGAGCTAAAGCAAGTCCTAGCCGATAAGAGAGAACAAGAAACTGCAATGCTGCAG GTCCTGATGAGGGTAGAGCAAGAGCAAAGGGTTACGGAAGATGCTCGAATAATTGCGGAGCAAGATGCAGCTGCCCAGAGATATGCAGTTCATGTGCTTCAG GAAAAATATGAGAAGGCTATGGCTTCGCTCGCGGAGACACAGAAGAAAGTGGTTATAGCAGAATCAATGTTGGAGGCTACCTTGCAATATGAATCTGGCCAATCTAAAGCACTATCTTCTCCAGGGTACATGAGAATTCTCTCCAC GTCGCGTAATGACAATTCGACAAGAAAGATGGGTCTGCTCTCATTTGGACTTGGTTGGCGTGACAAAAATAAG GGCAAaacaactaaggttgaggagtCCAATGAAAGTAAATCCACCAATGAAGGAATAGACCCAAAATCTTCAGGTAACGAAACCAAAAACGAGGAGCAGGAAACTTAG